NNNNNNNNNNNNNNNNNNNNNNNNNNNNNNNNNNNNNNNNNNNNNNNNNNNNNNNNNNNNNNNNNNNNNNNNNNNNNNNNNNNNNNNNNNNNNNNNNNNNNNNNNNNNNNNNNNNNNNNNNNNNNNNNNNNNNNNNNNNNNNNNNNNNNNNNNNNNNNNNNNNNNNNNNNNNNNNNNNNNNNNNNNNNNNNNNNNNNNNNNNNNNNNNNNNNNNNNNNNNNNNNNNNNNNNNNNNNNNNNNNNNNNNNNNNNNNNNNNNNNNNNNNNNNNNNNNNNNNNNNNNNNNNNNNNNNNNNNNNNNNNNNNNNNNNNNNNNNNNNNNNNNNNNNNNNNNNNNNNNNNNNNNNNNNNNNNNNNNNNNNNNNNNNNNNNNNNNNNNNNNNNNNNNNNNNNNNNNNNNNNNNNNNNNNNNNNNNNNNNNNNNNNNNNNNNNNNNNNNNNNNNNNNNNNNNNNNNNNNNNNNNNNNNNNNNNNNNNNNNNNNNNNNNNNNNNNNNNNNNNNNNNNNNNNNNNNNNNNNNNNNNNNNNNNNNNNNNNNNNNNNNNNNNNNNNNNNNNNNNNNNNNNNNNNNNNNNNNNNNNNNNNNNNNNNNNNNNNNNNNNNNNNNNNNNNNNNNNNNNNNNNNNNNNNNNNNNNNNNNNNNNNNNNNNNNNNNNNNNNNNNNNNNNNNNNNNNNNNNNNNNNNNNNNNNNNNNNNNNNNNNNNNNNNNNNNNNNNNNNNNNNNNNNNNNNNNNNNNNNNNNNNNNNNNNNNNNNNNNNNNNNNNNNNNNNNNNNNNNNNNNNNNNNNNNNNNNNNNNNNNNNNNNNNNNNNNNNNNNNNNNNNNNNNNNNNNNNNNNNNNNNNNNNNNNNNNNNNNNNNNNNNNNNNNNNNNNNNNNNNNNNNNNNNNNNNNNNNNNNNNNNNNNNNNNNNNNNNNNNNNNNNNNNNNNNNNNNNNNNNNNNNNNNNNNNNNNNNNNNNNNNNNNNNNNNNNNNNNNNNNNNNNNNNNNNNNNNNNNNNNNNNNNNNNNNNNNNNNNNNNNNNNNNNNNNNNNNNNNNNNNNNNNNNNNNNNNNNNNNNNNNNNNNNNNNNNNNNNNNNNNNNNNNNNNNNNNNNNNNNNNNNNNNNNNNNNNNNNNNNNNNtgtttaaattttattttttatttagttatatacatcataaaaacaaaatattatttagttatacatcataaaatttaaacaaaaacaaaaaaatcattaaaaaattaaattttttatttaatcatattaaattttattggaaaaagtacaataatcattaaatactgCAAATGCTGACAAAAACCTGCAATGCATAGagaatgagaagagaaaaaaaaagaatttaacaccgtttgtcggaagggactattttgactcaaaaatttaaaattaaggaccaatttcaaacacttttttaaagagggactaaattgagatttgtcaaccaaactagggacaaagttgggtattaaaccttttattttttatctctttgaCCTTTTGACTGGAAAAAAAATGCATAGATTATTATATGCATggttgttttatattatattagttattttaggagagagaaagaagttaatattttattatttgtaagtaagttgtttcttttatcttttggggttattattattttatttgtttcattagGTTCTTTTGGGAGAGATTGAGAATAGAGGAGGAGCATCTAACAAACTGGGAGCAATCCTTTGGAAATCGAGGTAAGAGGAGTAATCTATAATTATGTTGTGTATGCAATATCTGGTattatgttatttcttattatagATTGCGTTATATGTGGGTGGTGTTGTTCTTTCTCTGCTTGGCAACTCTGGACTCTTGTTGTATGCTTTTTTATTTACACCTAAAAAGGATAGGTAGGCACGGGTTTTTGCTTTGCTTTGAATGCATGAATATATGGATTGGATATAgaaattgtatgattgaatatgaataaatatgaaTTGTAAAAGGAGATTCGAAGGCCTTAACTGCACATCGCAGGGAGGATtgaacctttctttttctttgtttctcttactctttctttaattttttttttcttattcagaaaaaaagaagatggAGAATGATAGGTTACCAGTTTACATACAACTGGTCAAATATTCGGTGGTTCTAAGCTTTGCGTACTGGAAACGAGGAGATTATGTAAGGGCtattgaagaaaataaggatgcaaagacaattttaaaatttttatggaAGTTACACCGCTCTTGTGTGATTCCACCGCCTCTAGCGAAATCTTCTACTAATGATGGAATACTTCctgataaattaataaaagaaattctgTTAAGGCTTTCTGCGAAGAATCTCATGCGATTGAAGTCTGTTTCCAAAAAATGGCATTCCCTTATCAACTCCCTCATCAACAATCCTTACTTCTCGAAATTGCATCAAAAAAGGTCCAATTTGAAGTTGAACGATGAAGTCGAAATTTACACTGAAATAGGAGaaaacatttttatctttttagaaaatcaaaattatgcTGCTGCCTATAAGGAGAGTTGCCGCTACAACGAGTGTTTAAAGGCGATACCAAAAGGTTTCACTTTTGATCGTGGTTCACGTCGTTCCGTATGTGCTTCTGTTAGACGTCGTTTTTCTCTTTCACGTCATCGTACTACTCGCTAATTCCATCCCTTTTCTATGTTAACTTTGTTTGTTCTCcgtcattttcttaaataagagGAAGTAGAGATATAAacttttgtaaatcaaacttatctttttcaactttcttgGATTCTTTCagttttaatatgttattttgattTGGTTTTCACTCATtccacgcatcgtccttgttcattttgttattttaatggttcattttgttattttgaagCAGATTTACAGAACACgcattatttttgtgtttattgggtttagggttttggtgtTTCCTGATTTTGTCTATTTTACTGGGTTTAAtggtaatatattattatttttaaaaaattaaaattatttggtttagtaatatagtattatattaaaaatttgatagattaagatttgtatataatatttttttgaaatttgaaattgtttttttgaataatatattgatttctTGTGTATtgatttaatgattaaaattaattttgttattttatttttgtttcgtgcatcgaaaagaaaaattttcaataattgaatattaaactttttaatttggaGTCTCAAggttttaatgaaaaaaataaataaagtaaatttagtTTGGAATATGACACTTTCACTATCTATCAAGAATAGACATCAGATAAATcctagaaatataaaattgaaaaatttgcaAATAATACAAATGTTCAGTTTTGAGAGTCCGTTGACACATATTGGTGGTTTGGTTCTTTTGGTTGGTTAAGTAATATACATGAGTGTTTCTAGATATATTACCATTTCAttcatatttatgttaaatattattatttttgcaacagtaaaatatgaatttaatttaatttaatttaagaaaattaaccattttaaaaagaagattcatcaatttattgttaaatattgtaatcaataatttaaattataataaaaataaattttagttattgataatttattttgacattaatgaaatcaagtttacaaataaatataaaatatgaaagattTTATGGACAAACAAGGAagtgaaaaatatttagaaacaaattttcattatttaaaaaccaaatatagtgaatattttttatctttatatatttggttcttaaatttgtttttatatactatatagttattaaattagtttctatttaaaatgatCTATATATTTCGTTGCTAAATTGATTTCTATACATTTGGTTCGTTTATAacaaaccaaagtttttttttaaataagaaacaaaaataaacagaaattagggaaaaaaaatatatcgaAGACcaatgaaaatttgttttattaaataaaaaaacattacaatttataaacttaaaaaagtaaCAACCACTTCCATAgaattaaatcattaaataaaatacatgaatcaaaaataacaatccTAACTGATTGTGAATTAAAAGGTGAACATGTTTAAGTTTTGAAGCATGaagaaatttgttatttttattttatttattaatcacaaaatgtaacaaaatataaaatatttacaatatctcaatttttgatttcttaattctaaaataataattaatttctaaaattaaaacatattttaaaaaagagaattcattcttaaaaactaatttaaataaaaaaagatattaagtGAACATGAGTGAGTTGAAagattccttttatttttcttgggATGAGTTAAATGAAACTAAGGATACCTTATGCACTTTTTGTGACATTTTACAAAATGATCAATGGACAATCACAAttgaatgaattgaaaatagttgttaaacaattttacatgattttgtttttgaaaataaagccaaataattattaatttgagaaacttttttcttttcaaaattattgacATGAGAAtggagaatatttaaaaaattatttgcttAATAACGTTTTTTACTTACCGGACCTAAAAAGGTAGAAAATCAACATATGTAGTTCAATGTAATGTAGTTAATTTTTGgcattttatacaaaattataaattataaatggaaGTTATTACACGTGAATGATATTACAATGTATAATAGTATATATTGATTACtaactttttgaaatttttttggaCCATTTCTTAAAACCTCTATTTCAATAGAAAAATTCCAAAAAcccttattttaaatatttatgatgtataaaaattattttaaaaagtcaattataatatatctttGAATAAACATAACATTTATTTCGGAATGACAATTTgtgaatattatatatcaatttttggTAGAAAAATTTTTTCAATCACATGAGAATTTTTCCTTTGCATTAAGAATACaagtatgaattttaaattttacttgatttttttaaacttttgtaaACAAACTTTTGATCTTTTTCTAACATTTTAGCTATTTATGATGTTATTGGACTTTAAACGTTAATTGAATTggtgattaattttattatcttagtGACCAAaaatttagtttctaaaataacattttcttattGTAGTGTAAATATAgagacaaaattaataattaaacatataaatatattattacagtataataaaacaaaaatatatattattaatacaaaattttttattttgttaacttttttaaaatctattataatatagaTTCACATAAGTCTCCAAATTTAATTAGAACGTAGActtttaagatttatataattataatataaNatattagaaattatataattataatatggaATATTATGGGTGTTGgaaattttttagaaattatgaaaatatgaaaaatataaaatatatgatatataaaaaaatatgttatacggaaaaacttgttattttattttattaatatatatatatatatatatatatatatatatatatattacaaattgtaacataatgtaaaatataaaatatttacatatctcaatcttaattttctaactctaaaataataactaatttttaaaactgaaagatatttttaaaaagaaaattatttcttaaaactaatttaaataaaaaagatattaagtCGATATCAAGTTAAGAGTGCATTCTTCATTCTTAttgattttacaaaataatgaacaaggtgaatagattaaaaatagttgtcaaataattttaaatgactttttcttttgaaaatagaatcACGAAATTATTAATTCGagaagttttttctttctaaaattattgatttgacAATTTCCTCTTTACATTAAGAAGACTATTacgaatttttaaattttacaaaataaaaaataaggaaatagaggatattttaaaaattatttccataataacattaattttcgTTTCAGAAGAAAACGAATGAAAACCACTAAAgatcaaattcaattaatgtttaataaaattagcaTAATTAAGTTTTGTATTAAAAGATTGtagtttttctatttattatactaaaaatatgtGTAGGGAATAAATAAGGCAAATGTTCAGCTTTGAGAGTTATGTATAGTGATTTGGTTCTTTTCGTTGTTTAAGTAATATACATAAATGTTTCTAAATATATTACCATTTCATTTATGTAagttaaatattgttattttcgccaacaataaaatattaatttaatttaacttaatttaatgtGAGACAAATAAATACTGTGTAAAGAAAATTCATGAATTTATCGTTAAATattgtaatcaattatttaaattataataaaaataaattttagttattgataatttattttaacattaatgaaatcaaa
The sequence above is drawn from the Vigna radiata var. radiata cultivar VC1973A chromosome 3, Vradiata_ver6, whole genome shotgun sequence genome and encodes:
- the LOC111241364 gene encoding uncharacterized protein LOC111241364 yields the protein MENDRLPVYIQLVKYSVVLSFAYWKRGDYVRAIEENKDAKTILKFLWKLHRSCVIPPPLAKSSTNDGILPDKLIKEILLRLSAKNLMRLKSVSKKWHSLINSLINNPYFSKLHQKRSNLKLNDEVEIYTEIGENIFIFLENQNYAAAYKESCRYNECLKAIPKGFTFDRGSRRSVCASVRRRFSLSRHRTTR